The stretch of DNA AGTTAATATCGGCAATTCGAATATTCGTTTTGCCGTTTTTAAAAACGATTCAGAAGTCATTACTTGGACGATAAATTCAAAACCGGCGCGTACAGAATATGAGTTTTTTGCAAAATTCAGTAATATGTACGAACCGTTCGGAATCAACAAGGAGGATATTACAGACATTGTGATTGGTTCGGTTGTGCCACCTTTAACCATGAATGTAAAAATTGCGTTGAGAAAGATTCACGGTTTTAAACCGATGATAGTCGATCGTGATACACCTGGTGGAATTGTTCAGTATTCGAAACAAATGGGAACAGATTTATATGCGAATGCAGTCGCTGCTCATCATTTGGGATATGAAGGAAAGAAAATCGTGATTGATTTCGGAACAGCGTTAACGTTTTTAGCCATTGATGAGGTCGGAGAGGTGACAGGAGTAATTATAGCACCTGGAATTAATACGGCTTTAAATTCGTTAGTAGGAGAAACAGCTCAGTTACCAGAAATCGAATTGAAAGCGCCAGCCACTGTTTTAGGTCGTGATACCGTTACATGTATGCAATCGGGAATGGTGTTCGGGTACCTTTCAATGGTTGAAGGTATGATTGATCGAATCAATAAAGAATTAAATGCAAATTGTACGGTAATTTCTACAGGAGGTTTGGGAGGAATTTATAAACCACTTTCAGATAAAATCCAGTTTGACGATCGCTTACATACGATAAAAGGATTGAAATTATTGTATGATTTGAATAAAGAGAATTTCAAGAAATAAAAATGTTACCCAATTTAACATCTTTACGATTTTTTCTAGCATTATTTGTGGTATTATTTCATTTATCTGAATTTGCATTAAATAGAGGTTTTCCATATTATAATAATCACCCTATTTTTTTTAAGGGAAATGAAGCGGTTTATGTATTTTTCACATTAAGCGGTTTTTTAATCATTAGAAATTTGATTAGAGAGAAATTTACTTTTGGAAAAATAAATCTTATTCAATTTTATAAGAAAAGAGCATTAAGGATATTTCCATTATATTATTTAGTTTTATTTATAGGATTGGTATATTATAACTTGATTCTTCAATTTTTTGGATTTGAATTTGAAAGGAAATACAATCTTGTAGAAGGAATATTTCAAGGGATATTTTTTCTACCGAATATTTTAGCAAATGATCAACCAGGTGGAATTTTAGAAGTATTATGGTCAATAGGTATTGAAGAACAATTTTATCTGATTATTGCTCCAATATTTTTCTTAATCAATAGAAAATATATTTTACTTTTTTTAATTGGATTTACATTTATTTATGCTTTAATTTTTCATTTAAAAGTATTACCATTCTTAATCCAATATAGAATGTATTTTTATTTTTTCTCTATGGGTGGAATATTAAGTTTTATTGAATTTAAGAATTTCAATAAATTAGATTATAAAATTCTTGAAATTCTAAATTATACGATATTTATAATCATATTTTTTACGAATATCTTTCAAGAGAACTTAAGTGATTTGGGGTTACATTTATTGTATTCCTTAAATTTTTCTGCTACAATTTATTATCTTTCAAAGAAATCTATTCCTATTTTAGATTCAAAGGTGTTGAATTATTTAGGCTCTATTTCATATGGGATTTATATGTATCATGCAATTATATTTCAGGTTGTTGGTTTTATTTTTTTAAATATAAAGATTAACAATGATTCATTACACATCGTTTTATTTTATAGTTTAGTGATTAGTATGACAATATTAATATCGTCTCTTTCTTATAAATATTTTGAAAGTTACTTTCTCAAATTAAATGACTAGTCCTAAAATAGATTGACAGTTATTAAACAATATTTATATCTGAAGAGATTTTATTTCTTCGGATTTTTTGTGTCTCATTTCAGGGGTCTGCATATTGAGACTCAAATGAGGTCGTGTGTTATTATAAAGATACACACTTTGTTCTACCATTTTGGTTAATTCAGTAATATCTTTTGTTTTTTCGATTAAAAACTCTTGTTTCAATATCCCATTAATTCTTTCCGCTAAAGCATTTTGATAACAATCATAGCCGTCTGTCATCGATGGTATGATCTGATTTTGTTTTAAAATTGTCTGATAATATTCCGAGCAATACTGTAAGCCTCTATCCGAATGATGGATTAATTTCTCATTATTTATTCTATTTTTAATAGCCATTTTTAGCGCTATAGATACATTTTCCGCATTCATATTTTCACTTACAGAATAACCCATTATTTTTCGACTATAAGCATCTGTCACTAAAGAAAGATAACAAACGGCTTGCTTGGTTTTTACATACGTTATATCACTTACAAAGACCTGTTCTGGTTTATTAATCTCTATTTCTTTGTATAAATTAGGATGTTTCCTTAACCAATGTTTAGAGAATGTGGTTCTTGTGTATTGTTTTTTAGGTGTTATAAGTAAATTTTCTCTTCTCAGATAATCAAACAAAGCATCTCGACCCATCTTTATGTTTAGCTCTTTTAGCTGTTCATTCAGAATATAATAAAGCTTTCGAGTTCCTATTCTTGGTAATTTTATTCGAACTTCTAGAACTAATTTTTTAACCTGTAAAAGCTCTGATTCTCGAATAGAATGACGTTTTAGTGCAGCATAGAAACTTTGGCGACTTAACCCAAGCAATCGACATGAGCAAGAAACAGTTATTTCTTGTTTTTGGAGTTTGAGGATTGTTGGGTATTGTACTTTTTTCTGATTTGAGTACCAAGCTGTTCATCGGCTATATCAATCATTGTATTAAGTATTTTGACTCTTAGCTTTTCATCAGCCAATTCTTGTTCTAACCGTTTAATTTTTTGCGCTGGAGTTTCTTCTGATTTTGACATAGTATGAATAACTGGTTTGCTCCAATCTAAGTTACCATATTTTCTGAGCCAAACCAAAACTGTACTTCTTCCTTGTATTCCATAGCATTTTTGAGCTTGTTTGTAAGTAAAGTCGCCTTTTTCTATTTGGGATACAACGGCTAATTTAAAGCCTAAGGTGTAATCGCGTTGTGTTCTCTTTTTTCTTTCTGAATCTGATGAGTTCATAATAAGTTGATTTAGTGTCAACTTATTTCAGGACGGGACAAAAATAAATAAAAAAGCCACTCATATCGAGTGGCTTTTTTTATTTTTAATAATATTTTAAATTTTAGTGTAACCTTTTCCAAAACTTACAGTCTATACTATAAATCACTATAAATTAACCCACGTGAAACTATTTATTAATTCTAAAAAATCAGCAGAAGAGCTTTTGGTCGAACGGCTAAAAAAATCTGATCAAAAAGCACAACGCGAATTGTACGATCAATGTGCCAAGAAAATGTTAGCCGTTTGTCGCAGTTATATTGCCGATGCACATTACGCAGAAGATTGCATGATTAATGGTTTTTGTAAAGTGTTTAATCACGTAGTGAAATTTGAAAATAAAGGAAGTTTTGAAGGATGGGTTCGACGAATTATGGTCAACGAATGCTTAACGTTTTTACGATCGAACAAAACATTGATTTATGTGGATGATGCACGGATATCTTCATACGATGATATTGATGATGAATTGGACAAATTAGAATTCACATTTAATGTCGAAGAAGTGCTACAAGAGTTGCCAGAAACGTATCGCTTGGTTTTTAATCTTCATATCCTAGAAGATTATTCGCATCAGGAAATTGCAGAGGCATTAAACATTTCGGTCTCGTCGAGTAAGACACAATTGTTTCGTGCAAAAGCCAAATTAAAAGAAATCATCCTAACCAAAAAAAGAGTTCAACATGAAATTTAAACATTACATACAATCAGAAATTAATCAAAAAGAAGTCGAACCATCGCACGATGCCTGGGATCGCATTCAAGCGCGTATGGAGAATCAAGCGCCAGTTGTCGTGATTGAAAAATCTTCTAAAAAATGGTGGGCAATTGCAGCTGCTGTTATTGGGTTAGCGGTTTGTACGACGGTTTATTTTTCAATGAATAACGAAACGAATGTTCCGCAAATTGTGAATGAAAGTGCCGTTCCAGAAATCAAAAATTCATCTGAAACTTCGCCTCAAGAACATTCAGCAACGGAAATCTTAAATCAGATCGAGGAGATTGATAATAGAGAAATGGTCGAATCAAAATCGAACCCTACTTCATCACCTCAACCGATGAAAGAAGAGAAAGAACAAATGGTTTCGAATCAAAATTCAGACCCCAATATTACAGAAGAACTTCAGCAACAATCGATACAAAAACCAGCTTTGGCAACGGGATTAAAGCCAGTTCCACAACAAATGGTAACTAATTTGGATACAGTAAAAGTGAAAAAGAAAAAAGGAAATTACGTAGATCCTAATATGTTGCTTTATTCGATTGAAAACAAAGAAGCGTTAAAAGAAACACAGAAAGAAAAGACACGCGTCGCTGTTATCGACTTAAACAAATAATCAAACCGTACATAAAAAATACTATATATGATAAAGAGAATTATCGTAGCAGGAATGCTGTGCCTTTTCGCTACACCGTCTTTCGCTCAAAATATTGCCATCGATTTTAATAAAGGTGGAAATCAAGATAAAGTTAGTCCTAAAGTTCGTGAAAAAATGGACGAATTTCAACTTCAAATTCGTGAAATTGTAAATGAAGAAAAAGCAAAATTAGATGCCGAAATCCAAAAAGTAGAAAAGGATTTAGCAGAAGGTAAACTTTCGAAAACAGAAGCGGACGAAAAGAAAGAGGCATTAGCTATTCAATCTTCAGATTTAATCAACGAAAGAATTCAAGCAGTAAACTTTGATTTAGATGAATTGATTAAAAAACAAGTAGCTTTTGCCATTTTGAATGGAAATGATGCTGATGCAGTTCCAACAAAATCGGAATTAGAAAAAAAGCATCGTGCAACGCATAATATCACAGGTTATATTGGATACGGTTTTATGGGATTTTCTGAAAAACAAAATAAGGAATTAGATAACCGTTTAGGGTTTTCGAATAACTTTGAGTTAGGTCTTTCTTATACAAAGCAATTTAACCGCGAAAGTCCTTGGTCGTTGAAATCTGGAATGGTCTTCTCTTGGCGTACGATACGTTTGGACGACGATTACAAATTTGTGAGAGATACTGATGGAAATACAGGATTAATGCATAATGAGACACAATTGGATAAAAGTAAATTGAGAGGTTCATATTTAATTGTTCCATTGGGTTTACAGTATACATTTGGAAAAACAGTTACAATTGACGATTTTAAGTATTACAAAGAAAAAGATATTGCAATAACTGCTAATGTTTATGGAGGTGTAAAATTGGCAAATAATAATATTGTAAAAGGAGACAACGTAAGTTTTAGAGATAAGAAAGATTATAACTTGAATCCGTTTATTTATGGTGCGCAATTAACATTTAAGATTAATTCAGTGAACATCTATGCGCGTAAAGAGTTCTCGAACTACTTTGATAAAAATACATTCGATGATCGTAAAATGTTCCAAGTAGGAATTAACTTCGGATTCTAAACAAGGTCATTTTTAGTGCAAATAAAAAGGCGATGGATTATCATCGCCTTTTCTATTTTATTCTAATGCATATTTCACTTGAACATTGGCTTCATACTGAAGTTTTTTAAATTCAATATCCATTGGTTTGTATTCTTGACTTTCTTTTATCTTAGCCATTCCTCGTATTCTAAGACCTTGAACATTACCAGATAAATTCATCACGGAATTTTCTCCAATATGAATAGCTTTCCCAACTTTCTGATCAATTGCTTTCGCCATATTATCCGCATTAATTTTACTTTGTTTCATCGCTTTCGCTTTTAAAAAGTTTATTAGATCAGCCTCTTTAGAATATTCAGTTTTTAATAAATTAACATTTGAAATTCCGTTTAATTCTAATTCATATAACACTTTTCCAGCAGTTGGTGCATCATAAAGTAATAGCGAAAATTGTTTTACTTTAATGATATTCTGACCTTTTAAAAAGTAATTTTTAAAATTACTTCCAGCATCATCCATAAACAATTGTTTTTCGATATTGATGTTTAGCTTTCGTAATGTTTGTTCTAATTTTTTTTCTTGTTCTTCTAAACTGATTTTGTTTTTAGAATCGGCTTCGTTTAATGTTATGGTCAGATAAATACGATCCGGTGCAATTAATGTATCTGCTTTGGCAGTTGTTTCGATGTAAGGTTGATCGATAAAATTCTTTTGTGCAAAGCTGTAAATACTAGCTGTAAGTAGGAATAGAAATGTGAAAATAGATTTCATATGTATGTTTTTATATTTGGGTTAATTTGTTGCAATTGTTGGATAAAATTTTCTTTGTTTTTCGGGGAGATTAAAATGGAATCATATTTATTGTAAAATATTTCAATACGATCAACAGAAAGAGCAGGACTACTAATCCAACTTCTTGATTTATTAATTGCTTTGATATGTTCAATATCAATCTTTTTATGAAATATAAAACCAGATTGAATCACTAATTTTTTCGAATTGGAGTCAATGGTATATATGGTGGAAAATAGTAAGTAAGTTATGAAAAAGAATAATACACCAATAACGATTGTTCCGACGAGATTAAATTCTTTATAGACAAAATAAAATAAAGAGATAAATGGTAAATAGGCGAGAATAATTAATTCTAATCCAATTTTTGATTTATATTTTGAATCCATAAAATTTATATTTCCTTAAAAATAAAAAAAGCTATCGAATTTCGATAGCTTTTAGAATTTATAATTTGCCTTGCTTTAAGGTTAAAAGTAAATGCTGAATAATAACAACGAATCCAACAGAAACCAAGAATAACATTCCAGCTTCAAAAGCGAGTTTCGGATTAGCGCCTTCAATTTTTAAGAAAATCAAATATGCTAATAATGTTGTTGTCATTTGTATCATTCCGCTTCGTAAACCAACTTTATTGATGGCTGCACGATCCTTGGCTTTAAAACCCCATATCAATTGATGGATGGTTGGGATAAAAAGGCCTATAAACGCGATAATTGTGTATGTTAAAACCATTACAATTTAATTTGTTTTTGCATTTGTTCCACCACTTCATAAGTCGCAGGACAAATTAGCGTATTTTTAATCGTTAAATGATTGATTTGATAAAACTTTTTACGATCCGTGTGTGGATATTCACGACATGCTTTTGGTCGATCTTCGTACACCAAACAATAATTATCCGAATCCAAGAATGGACAAGGTGTTTGTTGTAAGACATAATCGTTATCTTCATCAATGCGTAGATATTTCTCGATAAATTGGCTTGGTTTCAAACGAAACACATGTGCCAAACGTTCAATATCTTTATTGGTAAATAGAGGTCCAGTTGTTTTGCAACAGTTGGCACACGAAAGGCAATCGATACGATCGAAGACTTCTTCGTGGATATCCTCCATTTGTTGGTCTAAATTTTTAGGTGGTTTTTTCTTCAGCTTAGCTAAAAACGCTTTGTGTTCTTTTTGTTTTTCGCGGGCTTTTTTGAAATATTCTTCTAAATTCAACCTAATCCTTTTTAATTTCTTGTTCTGCTTTGATGCCTCTTAATTTTCCGAACTCTTCAATCACGGTATGATGAGTAACCGTTTTATCTTTAAAGAAGTTCACAAAGTATTGTTTTTCTTCGTCTGTTGCTTCCAATTGGTTTAAGATGTTCATCAAGTGCATTTTCATGTGTCCTTTTTGGATTCCAGTTGTCACTAACGAACGTAAAGCCGCAAAGTTTTGCGCTAAACCAGCAACTGCTACAATTCCCATTAATTCAGAAGCTGAAGGTTTTCCTAAAATTCCTAACGCTAATTTTACGATTGGATGTAAAGATGTTAATCCACCAATTGTTCCTAAAGCGGTTGGTAAATCAATCCAAAAACGGAAAATTCCATCTTTTACTTCACAATGTGTTAAGGAAGAATACTGACCATCTTTTGCTGCATACGTATGCGCACAAGCTTCTACCGCACGGAAATCATTTCCTGTTGCGATAACCACTGCATCAATTCCGTTCATGATTCCTTTGTTATGCGTTGTCGCACGGTAAGGTTCAATTTCTGCAATGCGAACGGCACGAGAGAATTTCTCAACGAATTCTTCAGCCGAAACATTTCCTTCCGCTAATTGTTCAACAGGACAAGAAACTTCAGCTCGTACAATACAATCTGGTGTGTAGTTCGATAAAATACACATGACGATTTGCACTGACTCTTTTTCTTCAGGTGTAAAAGTATCATCAGCATCGATTTCATTTTTCAATGTTTTGGCAAATTGCTCTAAACATGAATTAATGAAATTCGCTCCCATCGAATCCACCGTTTCAAACGATCCTTTAATTTGGAAGTAGTTTTCTAAATCTGCAGTTTTATCAATTAATTCAAGGTTTAAGATTCCACCATTACGCGCACGCATATTTTTGGTAATATCATTCGTTTCCTCGATTAATTTTGCTTTAATATTGTTTTCAAACGCTGTTCTTAATTTTTCAACATCACCTTCGTACATAAAATGAACGTGACCTAATTTTGTTGTTGAAAGAACTGTTGTTTTAAATCCACCTCGGTCTAACCAAAATTTAGCAGCTTTAGAAGCAGCTGCAACTACCGAAGATTCTTCGACCGCCATTGGGATCGTGTATAATTCATCGTTGATTAAAAAGTTTGGTGCTAAACCAAAAGGCATATAAAAGTTAGAGATTGTATTTTCAGAGAATTCGTCGTGCAGTTTCTGTAAGTCTGCATCGTCGTTCCAATATTGTTTCAAAGTTTGGATGGCTTTTTCGTCACCATTAAGGTATTCGTTGACTAACCATTCAATTTTTCCTTCTTTCGATAATTTCGAAAATCCTTCTACGGGTTGATGTTTCATATTGGATGATAAATTTTAATTGTTGCAAAATTAAGAACCTTTGTTTTATAAAGTTGAATAAATCTTATGGAATTGCCTAATTATTTAACATTGTTTGTAACAAAAGCATAGTTATACGGACTGATAGAATAACTATTTTGTTATATTTGATTGTTTATACACATGTTTTAGGATAAGATTATGAAAAAGACTTTACTAAGTTTTCTGGTTTGTACGGTAAGTATGTATACTTATGCACAGAAAATTACGTTGGAAAATATTTATGGAGGGAAATACAGCGAACGTGGTTTGCGTGGCGTAAACTCGATGAATGATGGTGAAAACTATACCATTTTAAATGAAAAAGGTTTAGTGAAGAAAACCTATCAATCGACATTGAATAAATCTATTGATAAGGAAGTGGTATTAGTATCAGGAAAATTCCAAGGATATGAATTTTCAGGTGATGAGCGTTATGTATTACTACAAAACAATGCAGAAAGTATTTTCCGTCATTCGTTTACAGCAACGTATGAAGTGTTTGATACGCAAACGAAATCTAAAGTAAAAGTCTTTGATGGTAAAGCTATTCAAGAGCCATTATTTTCACCAGATGCTTCTAAAGTTGCATTTGCTTACGAGAACAATTTATATGTTCAAGATTTAAAATCGAACCAAATCACTCAAATCACAAAAGATGGAAAGAAAAATGAAATCATCAATGGGATTTGTGATTGGGTATACGAAGAAGAGTTTGGATTTGTTCGTCATTTCGATTGGAATGCCGATGGAACCGCTTTAGCTTTTGTTCGTTTTGATGAATCAAAAGTAAAAGAAATCAATATTCCGATTTATTACCAAAATTTATATCCTCAAGAATTAAAATTCAAATACCCAAAAGCGGGAGAAGATAATTCAGAGGTTTCATTACATGTTTACAATATAAAATCGAATACGACAGATAAAGTAGATTTAAGTGGAGTACAGAACTATTACATTCCTCAAATCAAATTTTCAAAAAAATCGAATTTATTAACGGTGATTACTTCAAACCGTCACCACAACAATGTTGATGTTTCATTTTACGATATTAATACTAAAAAAGTCAACAAGTTATTTACTGAAACGAATAAAGCGTGGATTGAAACGGATCATTTTACTTTAGAGTTCTTAAATGATAATTCATTTTTATGGGCTTCGGAGCGCGATGGAAACAACCACATGTATCATTATGCCGATAATGGAAAATTAATTCGTCAGATCACGAAAGGTGATTGGGAAGTGACGCGTTACTATGGATACAATCCTGCGAACAAAACAATCTATTACCAATCGACTGCAAATAATGGAAAGCGAGTTTCTACAGAACGTCAGATTTTTGCAGTTTCACTAGATGGAAAGAAAACAACGCAGTTAACAAAATTAGCGGGAACTAATAATGCCGCGTTCTCAAAGAATTTTACTTATTTCATCAATACATTCTCTAACATCGATACACCTCGTACGGTAAGTTTAGTGGAAACGAAAACAGGAAAAGATTTAGGAATTATCATGAACAATGATCACGTAAAACAGCGTGTTCAAGCAGATAATATTGGATCGAAAGAATTATTCACTTTAACAACAGCTGCAGGTCACGAATTGAATGCTTATGTGATTAAACCGAAAGATTTTGACCCAACTAAAAAGTATCCAGTTTTAATGTATCAATATTCTGGACCTGGTTCTCAAAACGTCAATAACACATGGCAATCGACAAACGACTATTGGCACCAAATGTTAGCACAAGAAGGTTACTTGGTTTTCTGTGTGGATGGTCGTGGAACCGGTTACAAAGGTGAAGCATTTAAGAAAGTCACGTATATGCAATTGGGTAAATATGAAGTGGAAGATCAAATTGCTGCTGCTGTAGAAATCGGAAAATTACCTTACGTAGATGCATCTCGTATTGGAATTTGGGGATGGTCGTTTGGTGGATATATGTCGTCGAATGCTTTATTCAAAGGAAACGACGTGTTCAAAGCAGCGATTGCAGTTGCCCCAGTAACAAACTGGCGTTTTTACGACACAGTTTACACGGAACGATTCATGCGAACACCACAAGAAAATGCGGCTGGATATGATGACAATTCACCAATTAATCATGTCGATAAATTTAACAAAGGAAGTTTCCTATTGGTTCATGGAACAGCAGACGATAATGTACATCCACAAAATGCATTTGAGTTATCAGAAGCCTTAATTCAAGCCAATAAAGATTTCCAAATGTTATATTACACAGATAAAGACCACGGAATTTACGGTGGAAACACACGCGTACATTTGTATCGTCAGATGACAAATTTCTTGAAGAACAACTTATAAAACACATAAAAAAATGAGCCAAGACAAAAGTTTAGTCAGTCATCTTCATGGTTTGGGGATGGATGACAAAATGGTAAATGGACATCCGGCAGGATTATTCGTCCTGTTCTTTACAGAAATGTGGGAACGATTCAGTTACTATGGAATGCGTGCATTATTAACTCTTTTCTTAATCAGTACAATTGCTGATGGAGGATGGGGATGGACCAATTCCGAAGCCATGAAATTATACGGAACCTATACAGGATTAGTTTATTTAACTCCATTATTAGGTGGTATTATCGCAGATAAAATTACAGGGTATAAAAAAGCGATTTTAATCGGTGCGTTAATCATGACCTTAGGGCATTTATCGATGGCCTTTGAAGGAATTGCACCATGGTTTTTCTATTTAGGATTAGGTTTAATGATTCTTGGAAACGGAATGTTTAAACCAAATATTTCATCGATGGTTGGAAATTTATATCCTGATACAAGTTCGAAAAAAGATGCAGGTTATACGATCTTCTATATGGGAATTAATGCAGGAGCATTTTTAGGAATGTTATTGTGTGGTTACATTGGAGAGAAAGTAGGTTGGCATTATGGATTTGGAT from Faecalibacter sp. LW9 encodes:
- a CDS encoding type III pantothenate kinase, translated to MLLAVNIGNSNIRFAVFKNDSEVITWTINSKPARTEYEFFAKFSNMYEPFGINKEDITDIVIGSVVPPLTMNVKIALRKIHGFKPMIVDRDTPGGIVQYSKQMGTDLYANAVAAHHLGYEGKKIVIDFGTALTFLAIDEVGEVTGVIIAPGINTALNSLVGETAQLPEIELKAPATVLGRDTVTCMQSGMVFGYLSMVEGMIDRINKELNANCTVISTGGLGGIYKPLSDKIQFDDRLHTIKGLKLLYDLNKENFKK
- a CDS encoding acyltransferase yields the protein MLPNLTSLRFFLALFVVLFHLSEFALNRGFPYYNNHPIFFKGNEAVYVFFTLSGFLIIRNLIREKFTFGKINLIQFYKKRALRIFPLYYLVLFIGLVYYNLILQFFGFEFERKYNLVEGIFQGIFFLPNILANDQPGGILEVLWSIGIEEQFYLIIAPIFFLINRKYILLFLIGFTFIYALIFHLKVLPFLIQYRMYFYFFSMGGILSFIEFKNFNKLDYKILEILNYTIFIIIFFTNIFQENLSDLGLHLLYSLNFSATIYYLSKKSIPILDSKVLNYLGSISYGIYMYHAIIFQVVGFIFLNIKINNDSLHIVLFYSLVISMTILISSLSYKYFESYFLKLND
- a CDS encoding IS3 family transposase (programmed frameshift); the encoded protein is MNSSDSERKKRTQRDYTLGFKLAVVSQIEKGDFTYKQAQKCYGIQGRSTVLVWLRKYGNLDWSKPVIHTMSKSEETPAQKIKRLEQELADEKLRVKILNTMIDIADEQLGTQIRKKYNTQQSSNSKNKITVSCSCRLLGLSRQSFYAALKRHSIRESELLQVKKLVLEVRIKLPRIGTRKLYYILNEQLKELNIKMGRDALFDYLRRENLLITPKKQYTRTTFSKHWLRKHPNLYKEIEINKPEQVFVSDITYVKTKQAVCYLSLVTDAYSRKIMGYSVSENMNAENVSIALKMAIKNRINNEKLIHHSDRGLQYCSEYYQTILKQNQIIPSMTDGYDCYQNALAERINGILKQEFLIEKTKDITELTKMVEQSVYLYNNTRPHLSLNMQTPEMRHKKSEEIKSLQI
- a CDS encoding sigma-70 family RNA polymerase sigma factor; this translates as MKLFINSKKSAEELLVERLKKSDQKAQRELYDQCAKKMLAVCRSYIADAHYAEDCMINGFCKVFNHVVKFENKGSFEGWVRRIMVNECLTFLRSNKTLIYVDDARISSYDDIDDELDKLEFTFNVEEVLQELPETYRLVFNLHILEDYSHQEIAEALNISVSSSKTQLFRAKAKLKEIILTKKRVQHEI
- a CDS encoding TonB-dependent receptor, translated to MIKRIIVAGMLCLFATPSFAQNIAIDFNKGGNQDKVSPKVREKMDEFQLQIREIVNEEKAKLDAEIQKVEKDLAEGKLSKTEADEKKEALAIQSSDLINERIQAVNFDLDELIKKQVAFAILNGNDADAVPTKSELEKKHRATHNITGYIGYGFMGFSEKQNKELDNRLGFSNNFELGLSYTKQFNRESPWSLKSGMVFSWRTIRLDDDYKFVRDTDGNTGLMHNETQLDKSKLRGSYLIVPLGLQYTFGKTVTIDDFKYYKEKDIAITANVYGGVKLANNNIVKGDNVSFRDKKDYNLNPFIYGAQLTFKINSVNIYARKEFSNYFDKNTFDDRKMFQVGINFGF
- a CDS encoding SIMPL domain-containing protein; the encoded protein is MKSIFTFLFLLTASIYSFAQKNFIDQPYIETTAKADTLIAPDRIYLTITLNEADSKNKISLEEQEKKLEQTLRKLNINIEKQLFMDDAGSNFKNYFLKGQNIIKVKQFSLLLYDAPTAGKVLYELELNGISNVNLLKTEYSKEADLINFLKAKAMKQSKINADNMAKAIDQKVGKAIHIGENSVMNLSGNVQGLRIRGMAKIKESQEYKPMDIEFKKLQYEANVQVKYALE
- a CDS encoding PH domain-containing protein, whose translation is MDSKYKSKIGLELIILAYLPFISLFYFVYKEFNLVGTIVIGVLFFFITYLLFSTIYTIDSNSKKLVIQSGFIFHKKIDIEHIKAINKSRSWISSPALSVDRIEIFYNKYDSILISPKNKENFIQQLQQINPNIKTYI
- a CDS encoding YkgJ family cysteine cluster protein, with the translated sequence MNLEEYFKKAREKQKEHKAFLAKLKKKPPKNLDQQMEDIHEEVFDRIDCLSCANCCKTTGPLFTNKDIERLAHVFRLKPSQFIEKYLRIDEDNDYVLQQTPCPFLDSDNYCLVYEDRPKACREYPHTDRKKFYQINHLTIKNTLICPATYEVVEQMQKQIKL
- a CDS encoding hydroxymethylglutaryl-CoA reductase, degradative, which produces MKHQPVEGFSKLSKEGKIEWLVNEYLNGDEKAIQTLKQYWNDDADLQKLHDEFSENTISNFYMPFGLAPNFLINDELYTIPMAVEESSVVAAASKAAKFWLDRGGFKTTVLSTTKLGHVHFMYEGDVEKLRTAFENNIKAKLIEETNDITKNMRARNGGILNLELIDKTADLENYFQIKGSFETVDSMGANFINSCLEQFAKTLKNEIDADDTFTPEEKESVQIVMCILSNYTPDCIVRAEVSCPVEQLAEGNVSAEEFVEKFSRAVRIAEIEPYRATTHNKGIMNGIDAVVIATGNDFRAVEACAHTYAAKDGQYSSLTHCEVKDGIFRFWIDLPTALGTIGGLTSLHPIVKLALGILGKPSASELMGIVAVAGLAQNFAALRSLVTTGIQKGHMKMHLMNILNQLEATDEEKQYFVNFFKDKTVTHHTVIEEFGKLRGIKAEQEIKKD
- a CDS encoding S9 family peptidase, with translation MKKTLLSFLVCTVSMYTYAQKITLENIYGGKYSERGLRGVNSMNDGENYTILNEKGLVKKTYQSTLNKSIDKEVVLVSGKFQGYEFSGDERYVLLQNNAESIFRHSFTATYEVFDTQTKSKVKVFDGKAIQEPLFSPDASKVAFAYENNLYVQDLKSNQITQITKDGKKNEIINGICDWVYEEEFGFVRHFDWNADGTALAFVRFDESKVKEINIPIYYQNLYPQELKFKYPKAGEDNSEVSLHVYNIKSNTTDKVDLSGVQNYYIPQIKFSKKSNLLTVITSNRHHNNVDVSFYDINTKKVNKLFTETNKAWIETDHFTLEFLNDNSFLWASERDGNNHMYHYADNGKLIRQITKGDWEVTRYYGYNPANKTIYYQSTANNGKRVSTERQIFAVSLDGKKTTQLTKLAGTNNAAFSKNFTYFINTFSNIDTPRTVSLVETKTGKDLGIIMNNDHVKQRVQADNIGSKELFTLTTAAGHELNAYVIKPKDFDPTKKYPVLMYQYSGPGSQNVNNTWQSTNDYWHQMLAQEGYLVFCVDGRGTGYKGEAFKKVTYMQLGKYEVEDQIAAAVEIGKLPYVDASRIGIWGWSFGGYMSSNALFKGNDVFKAAIAVAPVTNWRFYDTVYTERFMRTPQENAAGYDDNSPINHVDKFNKGSFLLVHGTADDNVHPQNAFELSEALIQANKDFQMLYYTDKDHGIYGGNTRVHLYRQMTNFLKNNL